The genomic interval TATGTTGTAAGTAAGTAATGGTCTGAAGATACAGCTCAGTCTTAGAGTAGTGCTCACCTAGCCAGTGCCAGGCCCtgtgttcagtcctcagcacagaaaaataataatgatagtggTTCTGATTAGAAATTACAGGTACATCAGTCTAAATATATATGGTTCTCTTTGGATAGTTGTTTTGAGCCGTTTAGGCAAGTTATTATACTATATGTATTTGGCTACTTGGAAGTAAGCTGCTCTGATTTACTTTTTGTAATACTCAAGGATAACtatcttcttttttacttttaggcTAGTGATACAGAACGAGATGGACTAGCCCCAGAAAAGACAACCCCAGatagagataagaaaaaagagCAGTCAGATGTATCTGTTTCTCCTAGAGCCTCAAAACATCATTATTCAAGATCACGATCAAGGTCAAGAGAAAGAAAACGAAAATCAGGTAAGACAAATTTGttggtaaaattaataaatgttcttttaattGAAAATGGATAATGAAAGTatattggttattttttattttaagatgggtctccttaagttgcttggggcctcagcctcctgagctgctggaattgtaGACACCTGCCACTTCACCTggcaaaataaatatgtattattataaagataaaactaaacTGATAGAGAAAGTGTGGggatttttactatttttaaaaagttagtgttGAAATATATGCAATTCAATGATAGAATGATGgccagcactttaaaaaaaaaagaaagaaagaaaaagaaattagtatCATTACTATTGAAGGAAGAGGTTAATAAGTGAGAGAATAgttcagacttttaaaaagtttttaacacAAGCTGGGCATGGCAGCATATGTCTGTAATTTCTACTTATCAAGACACTGTCTTTAAGAAAAAGAGGAGGGCTGAgtttgtagatcagtggtagagtgcttgcctggcatgtgtgaggcactgggttaaattctcagtaccacatataaatggataaaataaaggtcgaTTGACAGCTTAGAAAacgtttataaaaataaaagaagggctggggattgtaAGACTCAAATCTTACGTCATTTATCCCTATTGTTCACAGATAATCatctacaaaatattattttgtctgtCTATTTGAAACTGGTATTATCATAACCATTTTGTTTTCccacattctttaaaatatttttaaattgtagatggacacaatatcattcatttatttatttatttattagtgtggtgctgaggatcaaacccattgcttcacacttgctaggcaagtgctataccactatagccacagccccagccctgttttctcaCTTTTTACTGGtggattataattatacatagtggAATTTGGtgtcacatatttgtacatgcacacaatataatgatATAGTCTGGCCagtcattccccagtatttctcctttccctccacttcctccctccctccatcactTTTCTCTgcataatcattttttaatggaaatttttctAAGCTAATAAAGCATTCTTTAGACATCTTCAATAATATACCAAATGTAATCCaacctgtttattttcttttttgtttacttcATAAATTTGCTATGTACTATAGAAAACAAGAGGGACTAGTCAggattttgttgaaatattggAGAATTTGTGACTGAAAGGGAGGGAGTATGGTGGTATACACATGTAATCCTGACTGCTCACAAAGCTGAGGATGAGGCTGAGaatacaagttccaggccagtctcagcaacttagcaagacctgatctcaaggactgggaatgtagcttagtggtagaacattgACCTAACATAtgctgggccctgggtttgatccccaacactttAAACAAAAGTATTTGTGACTGAAAGACAGTGTTTGTACTcttggcttaattttttttattcacattgtTTGATATTcttaatataaataattcttcTCCTGCCATAAAAAGTATAGATATTGGAAGATGAACAGGTAgaattttaattgtagttggacacaataacttttattgtatgtggtgctgaggattgaattcagggactctcatgtgctagacgagcactctaccactaagccacatccctagcccatggaaattatttttgataaCAGCATTGAAATTTGTGTTTATGTTGAATTATTGTTTGTGTTCACAGATaatgaaggaagaaaacacaggagccGGAGCAGAAGCAAAGAGGTAATTAACACTTTGTAGTGAATAGGTACTTTAAAATACTTGTAAAGTATCTGGTAGAAATGTTTGTGTGACTATATTACATTGTTAAGGTAAGTACCCAAACTTGAAATTTAAAAGGTTAATTGGGTTATAAAATAAGCATGATTTGGATTCATCCTTTTTCAAGAAGATAGTTGTTTATATGAAAAGTGCCTtcaaaaacttaattttattatattgtgaatatattcacaataaaaatttcatatgAAGAATATAATTGGTTTTTTTAGGTCTGTCACACAGAGCTTCCATTAATCTGAGGTCCCGAGTCTCCTTAGCCTGACAGCTGCTCAGGATTTTTAAATAGCAGTCATCTTTAAGTAGCAATACCCTAGATATCTGTGGGCTACTTTTTCTTCATGGTAGGTAACaagagttctcttttcttttgtaagACTTAATGGATTTCCCTGATAGTGTTGAACTTTGAAGTACAGGGGTAAGTAAGGGACAGTAGAAAAGGTGGCAATGACAACAAAACTTGAGGATAAACAAAGGCAGCGGCTATATTTCAAAGGAGTTTTAACTTGCTCACCTGAGAAGACAAGGAATGAGCCAACAAGGAAGAGCAGATGTAGCAGCAAGAAAGGGAGAAGAGTCTGATGGGGGCTGGGCAAGGGACTCCTAAAAATATGGGCAGGGACTTCACCTCTTCCCCTAATGGAAGCtctgttaaatttttaatttaggaGAGTTTTTGTGAAAATGACTATTTTGTTTAGCTCACATGATAACATTTCTATAATAAATCATACTCAGCGTGCTAATGCGCGAAGAGACTGAACTGAAGACGCTGCAGACTCAGATAGCAAAATAATAAGCCTACTTCATGATAAGGTAACTATTAGTCATTCAAACTCCTATTTCCCTTAAATATCTTAAATCAGTTAAgggttttaatgttttttttttttttttttttggtttttttgttttgttttgtttttttaattagaaatgttATGTTTGAAAAACTGGTTTGAAATAAACTAAAACTTTTGGaaatttaaccatttaaaaacttttccagTCTGCCACTATATGGCAAAATCgaggaaattttcttttgtaaggtCATATCACAGAGAACTGGCAATGAAACTAATATTAAACTTATATCtccaggtctcttatttttctgccAAGTAGAAAATCACTATGATCATTTTCAAACGTATCATCATGCATGTTCCAAAATGATTGgcgaagttttttaatttttttatatttttaacaaaaattaatctCAAGTGAAAAGACATATACTATGGTCTGTTTTGGGAAACAAATAATGTATTTTGGTGGAGAAGTGGTGGCCTGGGCATCAGACGAACTGGGCTCCAGATCCGGTTCAACTACTGTTTAGCCTTGTGACTATAGAGATTAGTTTAATTACACATAATGTAAGAGGATGAAATTAGAGGATATGTGtttcttttcagatttaaaatttaGTGACAATAGAATGCTTGGGATTTTAACATTTAACTACAAGATGGGTTTGATAAATCTTAGTGTGGGAAAATGTTTAGCACTTCCTACTTTGGTATTTGTGCAATAAAATAGGAGAATTGATCAATACACTTTTAATTTTAGCTGATTCTGAATGCGTATGTATTTAAGTCTTGATTTTAACCAAAATACGGGGGGATAATGTGTTGTATGATGGCATAGGGATTAACTATTTACTCTtagtttgagtttttaaaaattaaaacaggtacAGTTGGCATTTTGTACTAACAGGTACACGAGATGTAATAGAACTCTAAACCTATTGGAATTTGCAAGATAAATTGCTGATTCACAGTTAAGATATTGGGAGAATACAAAACTAATTTTAGAGACAATGTGACATGCAAAATAGGTATGAAAGGGACACATAACTGTAATTTGAAATCGTACAAACTTAATGTTCACTAAAATTAATTATACTTAGCTTTCcatttgaaatgcattttctagtgcatttctttttgtccttattgtttattctttaaaCTTAGTATTCTCTGGATTTTGAGATTGATGTATAGATATggtctgtattttgtttttttaaacaaatgttagGGATTCCTCTATATCTGGTGTAATGGTTTTCTGATATTTCAGTTTCaaaaatcattgttttcttgTGGTATGAATATATCTTGGGGGGAAattgtattttgtgtttatttttaaaattagtaattaaATCTGCAACATTTGGGTGATGTGAAACTAGATCATTTTTTATTTGCCACACACTCCTAAGGTTACTAATGTTGCATCACAACATTTTTGTCTACTGATACCCATACTAACTCTTTTTGTTGCACTATTTTCCTGAAAGAACCAACTTCTTCTTAAAACAGGCAAGAAGACATGAATCCAAAGATAAATCTTCTAAGAAACATAAGTCTGAGGAACATAATGACAAAGAACATTCTTCTGATAAAGGAAGAGAGCGACTAAATTCCTCTGAAAATGGTGAGGACAGACACAAacgcaaagaaagaaaatcatcacGAGGCAGAAGTCACTCAAGATCTAGGTCCCGTGAAAGGTAAGTAGTTTTGGTATTATCCATAAGCACTTTGTTTCGCTTTAAGTTACTTGAATTTTCTCAGTAACTtgttactaggaaaaaaatttatgtatttattttagttgtagataaacgtacagtatctttatttacttttatgttttgctgaggatcaaacccagtccttcacacatgctaggaaagtgttctaccactgagccacaaccccagcccctggaaattGATCGTTTCTTGCTAACTTTAATAGCTAGAACATTTTAATCTTAGCCTTATGTTAAATCCACAAGTGATGTCCAAGATAAAAGGAGTGAGAAATGGTTAACATGTTCAATTAATGGATAGATTTTCTTCAGCCATTTACTGAGTTTTGTGCAGTGAAAACATTATATTGAGTTACTTAGATAGTTTAGGCCAATAGAGAGTCTATTTACACCATTGATGTAGAAGGTGTTTGTTCCAAACTCTTTGctcaagttttttttgtttttttttttttttgttgttgttgttgttgtttgttttttgttgttgttgtggtagtgctaaaaagaatttttagaaacTGGGTAATGGTTAAAATTTGGAGATTTTGCATTTGGGAAGCTAGTGTTTAacatacatttgaattttttctgtGGGTAGTAAGTGGTGATACCAGACTAGTCCAGATTTAAATATGATCTTTAAGCTTTATATATACTGTGGTAGGTAAAGTTCAGGCTTGAAACTTAAAATAGAATTCAGTTGAGGAAGGATGCTTTGaacattttgacatgttataGCTTTTCTATTCCCATTGAGACTTCATCATATAATAATGAAGGTTATAACGCCTTCCAAAACCTCAGTAATCTTTTTTTACAGATGAAAGTTTATTGCCTGTCTTCATTGCATTATTACAGATAATGTTCTTAATGTATGGAATTGAAAACTCTTTAAGTTGCATACTTGAATTTCAGGCGCCATCGTAGTAGAAGCAGGGAGCGGAAGAAATCTCGATCCAGGAGTAGGGAGCGGAAGAAGTCACgatccagaagcagagagaggaagaagtctCGATCCAGAAGCAGGGAAAGAAAACGGCGGATCAGATCTCGTTCCCGCTCAAGATCAAGACACAGGCATAGGACTAGAAGCAGGAGTAGGACACGGAGTAGAAGTCGGTAAGTACTCATTCTGAATAAAATCTGGTAGACACCTCATAGGGGGTGTGTGACAACCCAAGAATGTTAATACTCAACCAGTTTTATTTACAGATTAAGGTAGAATTGTTCTACTCATAACctcactaataaaaaaaaaatcgaggGCCTAGCGATATGGTGCatgcaaggggctggggttatggctcagcagtagagcactcacctctcatgtatgagaccctgggttcaatcctcagcaccacataaaggtaaataagtgaaataaaggtatgtccaactacaactacaaaataaatatttaaaaatacacacatctAAATACTTAGCATTTTCAGTCTCATTACATCAGTGTATGTCTGATAGGCAGGTATAAAAAAATTGTGAGTTAAGTTCATTCAGGTTACAGAgcttaagtaacttgcccaagaagTCCAAAATTATACAAAGTGCTAGAGTGAGTAATGAAAAGGGatgagacatagctcagtggtagagtatccttgggttcaattcccagtacatgGGGTATAAGGAATAGCGAAGGATCATTAGTTGGCAGTGTAATTAGTAGGACAGcaggaaattttaataatattcttaatagaattttcatttaaatgctaTAATTAACATAATATGTATGCTAACTTACCAGTATTCATTGTAATGCTTTTAATTTattgaagaaatacaattgaggggctggggatgtggctcaagcggtagcgcgcttgcctggcatgcgtgcggcccaggttcgatcctcagcaccacataccaacaaagatgttgtgtccgccaactaaaaaataaatgttgaaaattctctctgtctcttctcctctctcactctctctttaaaaaaaaaaaaaagaaaaaaaatacaattgaaatgTAGGTGAAGATAGACCTATGTTTAGATTTTTTGCTTATCCGCTTGTTTGAACTTTTATCAAATCAGTGTCAGTTTTTACTCGGTTGTTTTTAATCTGTCATATACTAATTTGAACTTTAATACTGACAATGAGTCAAAGGTAGCTGAGGCAATCTTTTAATCACTTTTTGGGCAGTTTAGGACTTTAATTTCGGTAATTCTTTTAATGATAACTGATTTTCTAAAAACGTCCTCAAATTAATTGTAGTTTACTATACtagagcctggcacagtggcacacacctatagtcccagctacttgggaggctgaggcatgagggtTCTAatttggaggccagtctcagaaagtaGGATCCTggttcataataaaaaatttttaaggtgGGGACAGGGCCTGAGAAATAGCTCAGAGaaagaatgctcctgggttcaatccccagttaaataagatttgcaaatatttgacctttcatttccatttgtacATATTGACCTATGTTGTAAATAATTATAAGGTTAGTCTTTGCAGCCTTAGTTGGTATGATCTGTGTGCTGTGATGCCAGCCTGTAGTCCTGGCTACTGGGGAGACAGGATCACAGATTTCGGACCTGCCGGAGAaacttgagaccctgtctcaaaaaatgaacaGGCTAGGGTGTGACCTactggtaaaatgcttgcctggcatgtgcaagggcctggtttcagtccctagtgctgaaaaaaaaaaaaaatagaaatggctgATGAGTTGCCAGTGTGTCCATCTAAAATATGGAAGTTAAATAAATGGGCCATATAGATGAGAAacttaagagacagggtctcacttagttgcttagggttgttgaggctggctttgaactcaaggtcctcctgctgcagcctcccacaTTACTCGGATTAGAAGCATTCACCATTACACCCTGTGTATCATTGACTGTCATTAAACCatgtaaacaattttttaaacaattatcaTAAGACTTGTAAAATGGCCTTTATTATAGAGATAGAAAGAAGAGAATTGAAAAACCAAGAAGATTTAGCAGAAGTTTAAGCCGGACTCCCAGTCCACCTCCCTTCAGAGGCAGAAATACAGCAATGGATGCACAAGAAGCTTTAGCTAGGAGGtatgtatgttttttaatttgtttttccctttctacATTTAAGTAGATGCCAAATTGTGTGGACAAAATGAGTCTTTAAGTCAGTATAATTCGGGTAAATTAATCATAATTTGTGAATTAAGTTTTTAATTCTCACCTTAGATGTTTGCTTGCTTGTGCAACTAGGAGGGTTTAGATGTCTGAAGCCATTCTTGTTTTTTGTCTTCATGATTAACTGGTTATTTTTTCCCAAGAAATCTAGTCAAACCACtgtttgcatttgattttttttttttttttgagccttaTGTCATCTTCAAGTACTGTTTTACATCTAATATGTTTTACCTTTACTTGGcggtttttctttctcaaaacaaaatcaaagaattCTTTCAATAGCTTTCTTAAGGTTGTAGCAaataatacatatacattataAGCTAATTTATTATCTTGTAACATAGGGAGAACattgtatttcttaaattttctactGTTTCAAAGAAGAGGGAACCACACACAACAACGCTGACTGAAATCTGCAAAATGCTCCAAAGAACTGCCTCAAATGAGGCAAGTGAAATAAACTCCAAACACGTTTTCGGTtttcaaaaattctgaaaattaagttctttggatttgggttttttcccccctttgtttttgttttcttttggggttttttttttttttttttttttttttttttcattataaaaatacagttatcaCAATGTAACCTGATGTGCTGCTGCCCTGTGAACCCAGCCTGGCAGAACTCCAGCTGAACAGCAGCAGCAAAGGTGTGAGCTCACCCCTTCTTCATTCCATTCACCTCAGTGAATGGTGTTAATTCCAGACCTGCAATAGCATTTTGATAGAACCAATActactcatattttctttctgaaactaAAATCAACATTATTAGGAAATGATTTACTCTAAAATCTAAACTAATTTATGATAATTGGTTCATTAACTTTGAGAAAGTATTTTCTAAGCCCTAATTTTGACTCTTTAATTTACATCTATACCATAAATATGTTGCACTTTTCATTTTTGGATTTACTGAAGTAAAGCTATTACTAGTGTCTAAAATTTTTTGATTTAGCCACTTAGTGGTCTTTCAGGTATGACAAATTCACATTAAATCCTCTTTGGGcaattttaaagttgttttggaaatatttttcttacctttGACCGACCTACATTTTCTTGTTAAGCCACATCAGAAGCTCTTATTACTCTCGGGGACAAAAAAAAGTCTTTGACTGTATTTCTCACATATGTGCTCAGTAAAAAAGAATGCTTATATAtcataaactttcttttttataaatttcaacaGTTGTTAAAGAATATAACAATTGactatcattgttttttattagCCATGTgtccatccccccaaaaaatacctTTTCCCCAATCCATCCCTGTTTATGCCATGTTAAAGAGGAAGAGTGGCATTAATTTATTATTGGTAAATTGAAGAATCCTTCTGACAAAAAGGGTTTCTCTTTCAGGAACTGATCATGAAGATAATGTTACTCATTTGCTGTATAAGAAATCAATTTGCACATATTCATAATTTCAGTGTGAAGTGGAATTCTTTTTTTGAATGAATTTATATTGCCTGTGCCTTTGCCAATGACAAATTTCTTCACCTGCTAAAAGTAATTTCCTAATGCAGCCACTACCCACCCCCCTTTTATTAAGTTATAATAAATAACTTAGGGTTTGCTTGCCCTTTTacttatagctttttaaatttttatttaggtaAAGACTATAACAAagtatttggaaataaagaacaTTGTTAGAATGAATTGGGCTGGCATTCTATCATAGCATTTTATCTTTACTCTAGTTGTCAGCCCTGTCAAAGattgaagaattttaaagttttaaccaTTTCTTTAGTgtgaaatgcatattaaatttctagtttttgaCACTTCATTCAATTCAAAAGTGTTCATAAACAGTATTGTAAAGCACGTGCCAGCAATTCTGCCTACTCAGGAAGTTAAGGCAAGGAGGATTATTTAAGCCTATGAGTtgcagggccagcctgggcagtatAGTCAGACCCTATGTCATAAAAAAGCGAACAGCATTGAAATGTTCTTTTGATAGGAAGAGGGTATTGAATAATTGGCTCGATTTAAAGTTTATCAAGTATTTTGTCTTTGTACATATATAAAGGTACATAGTGATTTATATTAACTGTTTAAATTTAATTGTCTTTGACAGATTGGAAAGGGCAAAGAAATTACAAGAACAACGAGAAAAGGAAAtggttgaaaaacaaaaacaacaagaaatagCTGcaggtaatttttttcattatacatatatggGCTTAacctttgtgtatatttttaaaactaataggaaaaaaaatcaactgattCCCTAAAATACCCATCAATACACTGTAATCATTTTTAGTGTTTTGCCACCTAATAAGTTCTTTATGAGGTTAGTTAACTCTAATCATTAGCTCTACCAGTAAACTACATACCTAGTCcctttatgcatatatattttcattttgtccaTTTAGATAATTTGAAAAGTGAATAATGACTAATCTTATTCACTTAGCCCTACAAATGTCTTCTATTATGAGTTTGAGAATGCAGCTTATTTAAGAAGGTAGATATGTATTATGTTTTACACCTGGCATAAAAGGTGCTTGAGAATGAAGTTTATCAGAACTTACTGTTTATAGAACTTACTGTCTATAAAATTGAGTCTAgaagaagttttattttgacattccTAGTAAAGAGTGGTGCTTTTTTTAATACTCCAAAATTTTATGTACTGCCattttgtttctaataaaataattaaaagacttTCATAACTGAGTTCCTGCAATGTTAGTAATTTAAGAACTTTTCAAGTCTCTATACTCTGGACTGACAAAAATGAGGGATTAGAAGGGTCTTGCTGTTCCGAAAAGACATATCACGTGGAATTACTTGGCTTGGTATATAACTTTTTTAGGACATGGCCTTAGTATTGGTTAGATATGTTTAATACCTCTTTAATGTTATTTGTTTCAAATGAGATAGCTGTAAAAATACTTCAGAAAACATGACCATAcaattattaaatacattttaattatagttgTAAATGCCATAGTTAATTTCCATTGAAATCATACCTTCCTCCAGTTTGTATAATTCTTTTCATCCTCTGAGAAATGTTTGATGTGTAACTACATATTAGGGAAATACAGAAGCATTGGTGAACACACTGAAATGATAATGATTTATAAGGTAAACTTTTCCGTGTATTTGTTGGAAATAATCCTGCCATTTTCATaaattgaaggatttttttttcatgtaaacgTATTgatgtaaattataaaatttgtcttTGAAAACTCATACTTATATCCTCTTCAGCAGCTGCAGCCACAGGTGGTTCTGTTCTTAATGTTGCTGCCCTGTTGGCATCAGGAACACAAGTAACTCCTCAGATAGCTATGGCAGCTCAAATGGCAGCCCTGCAGGCTAAAGCCTTGGCTGAGACCGGAATAGCTGTACCTAGCTACTACAACCCAGCAGCTGTGAATCCAATGAAATTTGctgaacaagagaaaaaaaggaagatgcTTTGGCAAGGCAAAAAGGAAGGGGTAAGCCCTCCCAAACTCTATTATTTATCCCTAATTAGCAATTGCTTGGAGAATCAAATTTCTGTTGAAAAATGCAAGTTTGAGCATTTCTCTCCTCAGAGAGTCTGTTTGCAGTAGTCTAATTTGAAGCAGAAAACATGAATGATTGAacttaaaatctttcaaaaagaaTCAGTTACTACCATAACAtttataaagggggaaaaaatgctaCTTGGTTTAGGTACTCCATTAATGATATATTATGAGGTACTGCCAagcacagtgtcacatgcctgtaactGTAATTCtggctacttgggagtctgaggcagtgGTATCAAAAGTTTGGCGAATTTGCCAGAACCTATCTTAAAAAGTTTACAATTTTGGTctcggggacactcaaccactgagccatatcccgagccctatttgtattttatttaaagacagggtctcactgaattgcataGCACTTGGCTTTGCTGTcctgtgtcactgcacctggcttgctTCATTACTCCATAAGATAATCTTAATATCATTATAGATCCATTAACAGAAAGCCATAAATGctgctcttttaaaattatgttgctGAGAGTGTTAATATCCTAATAAAAGGTATTTATATTTTCCACATTCTAAAATGTAGTGTTTCTTAACAGGACAAATCCCAGTCTGCTGAAATATGGGAGAAATTGAACTTTGGAAACAAGGACCAAAACGTCAAATTTAGGAAATTAATGGGTATTAAGGTGAGTTATACTTTGTATTAAGATTCACattaaggctgggaatgtggctcaggcggtagcacgctcgtctggcatgcgtgcggcccgggttcgatcctcagcaccacataacaacaaaaatgttgtgtccgccgagaactaagaaataaatatttttaaaaaaaattatttaaaaaaaaaaaaagattcacattAAGCCGGGAGGCTGAGTCAataggatcgagagttcaaagccagcctcagcaatggtgaggccctaagcaattcagtgagaccctgtttgtaaataaaatacaaaatagggctggggattggctcagtggtggagtgtccctgagttcaatccccggtactcaaaaagaaaaaaaagaaagattcacaTTAAACCTATTTTGGCAggggcaggggttgtagctcactggtagagcacttacctttttttttatttacttatttatatttttaatttttttaaatatcctatgtggtggggctggggatgtggctcaagcggtatctctctctctctctctctctctctctctctcctctctctctctctctctcctctctctctctctctctctctctctctctctctctctctctcctctctctctctctctctctctctctctctctctctctctctctctctctctctctctctctctctctctctctctctctcttctctctctcttctctctctcttctctctctcctctctcctctctctcctctctctcctctctctcctctctctcctctctctcctctctctctctcgatttttttgagatgagagagagaatttcaatatttattttttttagttattggcggacacaacatctttgtatgtggtgctgaggatcgaacccgggctgctcaaatgccaggcgagcgcgctaccacttgagccatatccccagccctctctatctctcttaaaaaaaaaaaaacctatgtggtgctgagaatcaaacccagcctGTTGCACGTACTAgacaggtgttctaccactgaaccacaaccctagccctgaaaGTTTTATATCTTAAGTTTTAGGAAATTGAGGTTATTACGTTATTATACTTTCCCTCCAcccttttaaaaacttaacaagCAATACCACCCCTTGGAGTACTCATGGCCCTGATTGATACTCCTCTGTAGTGTTTATACACTGTcaaatgtattttgattcttttttttaatggtactggggactgaactgaaatccactgtaccactgagccata from Urocitellus parryii isolate mUroPar1 chromosome 3, mUroPar1.hap1, whole genome shotgun sequence carries:
- the Rsrc2 gene encoding arginine/serine-rich coiled-coil protein 2 isoform X1 produces the protein MAASDTERDGLAPEKTTPDRDKKKEQSDVSVSPRASKHHYSRSRSRSRERKRKSDNEGRKHRSRSRSKEARRHESKDKSSKKHKSEEHNDKEHSSDKGRERLNSSENGEDRHKRKERKSSRGRSHSRSRSRERRHRSRSRERKKSRSRSRERKKSRSRSRERKKSRSRSRERKRRIRSRSRSRSRHRHRTRSRSRTRSRSRDRKKRIEKPRRFSRSLSRTPSPPPFRGRNTAMDAQEALARRLERAKKLQEQREKEMVEKQKQQEIAAAAAATGGSVLNVAALLASGTQVTPQIAMAAQMAALQAKALAETGIAVPSYYNPAAVNPMKFAEQEKKRKMLWQGKKEGDKSQSAEIWEKLNFGNKDQNVKFRKLMGIKSEDEAGCSSVDEESYKTLKQQEEVFRNLDAQYEMARSQTHTQRGMGLGFTSSMRGMDAV
- the Rsrc2 gene encoding arginine/serine-rich coiled-coil protein 2 isoform X3 — translated: MIRTNFFLKQARRHESKDKSSKKHKSEEHNDKEHSSDKGRERLNSSENGEDRHKRKERKSSRGRSHSRSRSRERRHRSRSRERKKSRSRSRERKKSRSRSRERKKSRSRSRERKRRIRSRSRSRSRHRHRTRSRSRTRSRSRDRKKRIEKPRRFSRSLSRTPSPPPFRGRNTAMDAQEALARRLERAKKLQEQREKEMVEKQKQQEIAAAAAATGGSVLNVAALLASGTQVTPQIAMAAQMAALQAKALAETGIAVPSYYNPAAVNPMKFAEQEKKRKMLWQGKKEGDKSQSAEIWEKLNFGNKDQNVKFRKLMGIKSEDEAGCSSVDEESYKTLKQQEEVFRNLDAQYEMARSQTHTQRGMGLGFTSSMRGMDAV
- the Rsrc2 gene encoding arginine/serine-rich coiled-coil protein 2 isoform X2 translates to MAASDTERDGLAPEKTTPDRDKKKEQSDVSVSPRASKHHYSRSRSRSRERKRKSDNEGRKHRSRSRSKEARRHESKDKSSKKHKSEEHNDKEHSSDKGRERLNSSENGEDRHKRKERKSSRGRSHSRSRSRERRHRSRSRERKKSRSRSRERKKSRSRSRERKKSRSRSRERKRRIRSRSRSRSRHRHRTRSRSRTRSRSRDRKKRIEKPRRFSRSLSRTPSPPPFRGRNTAMDAQEALARRLERAKKLQEQREKEMVEKQKQQEIAAAAATGGSVLNVAALLASGTQVTPQIAMAAQMAALQAKALAETGIAVPSYYNPAAVNPMKFAEQEKKRKMLWQGKKEGDKSQSAEIWEKLNFGNKDQNVKFRKLMGIKSEDEAGCSSVDEESYKTLKQQEEVFRNLDAQYEMARSQTHTQRGMGLGFTSSMRGMDAV